From Nicotiana tabacum cultivar K326 chromosome 22, ASM71507v2, whole genome shotgun sequence, one genomic window encodes:
- the LOC107778711 gene encoding uncharacterized protein LOC107778711 yields MTVSQYDSRFSELARHAIWMVPTDCERIRGFVDGLNYHLRILMTRERVLGATFEEVVDIAREIETVRRQGREETEAKKPRGSGSYSGASLRGQFQHGRGRSFRHAQSARPEYRGASLGHGHHGSQRVQSSLSALPAQSSFHAPSVQGSSMPSASAGHSGVRGSLQSPSPAPGSCYECGEFGHVWRQCPRRMAGSSQQRGQPSTTTPVTSPPAQPARGGGHAARGLPRGGGRSGGGQARFYALPGRPDAIVSDVVITGGQLGAVRYSVIFAVAGTTVDYATIKIKPALRSFYDSIVNRKDDWLKLSEWSPIKVLDEEALAAKRAREEQLYRSVHNLNKEES; encoded by the exons atgactgtgtcacagtatgattcgaggttttctgagttggcccgtcatgccatttggatggttccgacagattgTGAGAGGATCAGgggatttgttgatggccttaactatcacctccgtattcttatgacccgagagagggtgttgggtgctacgttcgaggaggtggtcgatattgctcgcgagattgagacaGTTCGCCGTCAGGGTCGAGAGGAGAcggaggccaagaagcctcgaggatctggcagttatagtggtgcttctttgaggggccagtttcagcatggtagaggccgttctttcaggcatgctcagtcagcccgcccagagtatcgcggggcatctttgggtcatggtcatcatggatctcagcgggtccagtcatcactcagtgcccttccagcccagagttcatttCATGCCCCGtcagttcagggttcttctatgccgagtgcatcagctggtcactccggtgtaaggggttcccttcagtccccttctccagcacctgggagttgttatgagtgtggagagtttggacatgtgtggaggcaaTGTCCTCGTCGTATGGctggttcatctcagcagaggggtcagccctcgactactactccagttacctcaccacccgcccagccagctaggggtggaggtcatgcagctaggggtctccctagagggggaggtcgatcagggggcggtcaggcccgtttctatgcacttcctggcaggccagatgctattgtttcagatgttgtcattacag GTGGTCAACTTGGTGCTGTTCGTTATTCAGTCATTTTTGCAGTTGCTGGAACGACAGTTGATTATGCTACCATCAAAATAAAACCAGCCTTGAGAAGTTTCTATGACTCTATTGTCAATAGGAAAGATGATTGGTTAAAATTGTCTGAGTGGTCGCCAATCAAAGTGCTTGATGAGGAAGCTCTTGCAGCAAAACGTGCCCGGGAAGAGCAACTATACAGAAGTGTCCACAATCTGAACAAGGAGGAGTCCTGA
- the LOC142176363 gene encoding zinc finger BED domain-containing protein RICESLEEPER 2-like, with the protein MLDTAQHFEKAFDKLHLFYDGFSAYQCSHLCKDGGNAGPLESDDWVNVRNVIEFLARFHELTKTVSGSRYVTCNSHFEDVSELYCHLKMCLASEDEHLRKMAQQMQEKFKKYWGEPEKMNKMIFIASVLDPRNKFEYVEGALEELFGEEKGKKINVEVYAYMNSLFGEYLKKHSTESCPQSPSSSTSSNNTSNTSSGSVISASKIRTKLSLKKKKEDNGSWGAKSKLDKYISEEQEPFSEEFDILSWWKSHPKFPILSELARDVLAIPISSVASECVFSTGGRILDSFRSSLTPKCVQALICVQDWLREEKNPISVEEDLKYLEELELGKLYYFVCILIQNNISCFFICMTYLVVLSLDMENNGSTTSIV; encoded by the coding sequence ATGTTGGATACAGCACAACACTTTGAAAAAGCCTTTGACAAGTTGCATCTTTTTTATGATGGATTTTCTGCTTATCAATGTTCTCATCTTTGTAAAGATGGTGGAAATGCAGGTCCTCTTGAATCTGATGATTGGGTGAATGTGAGGAATGTGATAGAGTTTCTTGCAAGATTTCACGAGCTAACTAAAACAGTTTCAGGTTCACGTTATGTCACTTGTAATTCTCATTTTGAGGATGTATCTGAACTTTATTGTCATTTGAAAATGTGTTTAGCTAGTGAGGATGAGCATTTGAGAAAAATGGCTCAGCAAAtgcaagaaaagttcaagaagtattggggtgagcctgaaaagatgaataaaatgatttttattgcttccgtCTTGGATCCACGTAACAAATTTGAATATGTTGAGGGAGCACTTGAAGAACTTTTTGGggaggaaaaagggaagaaaataaatgtTGAGGTGTATGCTTATATGAATTCTTTGTTTGGAGAGTATCTAAAAAAGCATTCAACCGAATCTTGTCCTCAATCTCCATCTAGTTCTACTTCATCTAACAACACATCTAATACATCTAGTGGAAGTGTTATAAGTGCATCAAAAATAAGGACTAAGCTTAgcttgaagaaaaaaaaggaagacaatggaagttgggGTGCTAAATCGAAGTTGGATAAATACATTAGTGAAGAACAAGAGCCTTTTAGTGAAGAATTTGATATCTTGAGTTGGTGGAAATCACATCCTAAATTTCCTATTCTTTCGGAGTTGGCTCGTGATGTGTTGGCAATTCCAATTTCTAGTGTGGCGTCGGAATGCGTGTTTAGCACTGGTGGCcgtattcttgattcatttagaaGTTCATTGACTCCTAAATGTGTGCAAGCTCTTATTTGTGTTCAAGATTGGCTTAGAGAAGAGAAGAATCCTATTAGTGTTGAAGAAGACTTGAAGTATCTTGAGGAACTCGAGCTTGGTAAGCTTTATTATTTTGTGTgtattttaattcaaaataatatatcatgCTTTTTCATTTGTATGACATATTTGGTCGTATTATCTTTAGATATGGAAAATAATGGAAGCACTACTAGCATTGTTTAA